Proteins from a single region of Megalopta genalis isolate 19385.01 chromosome 3, iyMegGena1_principal, whole genome shotgun sequence:
- the LOC143259083 gene encoding aquaporin AQPAn.G isoform X2, translated as MADKSEQSRWVLQKGTTTMFLAEVVGTGILLFIGCMGSIGSMSAAPPPPLQASIAFGMTVNLLIMMLGHVSGAHLNPAVTIGAVILGLKTIPTGIMYVLGQFLGATLGYGVLMMITPPELFHDGNPNSTVGLCVTVVHEGVGTAQAILIEILCTSFILCAACATWDPRTAHTTDSTAIRFGFSVVGISLAASPYTGCSMNPARSFAPALFHSYWANQWIYWIGPTFGALLGTYTYQLLFAEKQKEVYTEIATNCEEKPSFLEMKSVHVLEPIALEHEGTDPSDNGVQNRRLQIVYKPTS; from the exons ATGGCGGACAAATCGGAAC AGTCAAGATGGGTTCTGCAAAAGGGCACCACCACGATGTTCCTCGCAGAAGTGGTTGGAACGGGGATTCTTTTGTTTATTGGATGCATGGGCTCCATAGGATCCATGAGtgccgcgccgccgccgcctttGCAAGCGTCCATAGCGTTTGGCATGACTGTTAATCTTCTGATCATG ATGTTGGGTCACGTAAGTGGTGCTCATCTGAATCCAGCAGTGACGATAGGGGCCGTAATTTTAGGACTTAAAACCATTCCAACTGGTATCATGTACGTTTTAGGCCAATTTCTGGGTGCAACTCTCGGATATGGCGTGCTGATG ATGATAACTCCACCCGAGCTGTTCCATGATGGAAACCCGAACTCGACGGTTGGGCTCTGTGTCACGGTCGTCCACGAAGGCGTTGGTACCGCTCAAGCGATTCTAATCGAAATCTTGTGCACATCTTTCATACTTTGCGCAGCCTGCGCGACATGGGACCCTAGAACCGCCCACACCACAGATTCCACTGCGATCAGATTCGGTTTCTCCGTTGTTGGCATCTCACTCGCAGCg AGTCCTTACACTGGCTGCAGTATGAATCCAGCCCGCAGTTTTGCGCCAGCTCTCTTTCATAGCTACTGGGCGAATCAGTGG ATTTACTGGATCGGACCAACATTTGGCGCTTTACTCGGAACCTACACCTATCAGCTCCTGTTTGCGGAGAAGCAGAAAGAGGTTTATACAGAGATAGCAACCAATTGTGAAGAAAAACCGAGTTTCCTCGAGATGAAGTCGGTACATGTTTTGGAGCCAATCGCGTTGGAACACGAGGGAACTGATCCCTCCGATAACGGAGTGCAAAATCGAAGATTGCAAATAGTTTATAAACCAACTTCGTAA
- the LOC143259109 gene encoding protein lethal(2)essential for life, which translates to MSVVPLMFRDWWDDFDRPVSRIMDQHFGRVLNRDDLISRFADLGFDRPARLTFGSRYFRPWRNVSTRQHSSGSSTIQVDNKDNFQVILDVQQFSPEEITVKTVGNNIIIEAKHEERQDEHGFVSRHFLRRYVLPSSHDVIDITSSLSSDGVLTITAPKKGETPIEGERLIEIVKTGEPAGKPVKVETTTE; encoded by the exons ATGTCCGTGGTGCCTCTAATGTTTCGTGATTGGTGGGACGATTTCGACCGACCGGTGTCCAGGATCATGGACCAGCACTTCGGCAGAGTCCTAAACCGGGACGATCTAATCTCGCGGTTCGCCGATCTCGGCTTCGACAGGCCTGCCCGCTTGACATTCGGCAGCAGGTATTTCAGACCATGGCGGAACGTGTCGACGCGCCAGCACTCGAGCGGATCCAGTACGATTCAGGTCGACAACAAAGACAACTTCCAG GTGATACTCGATGTTCAACAGTTCTCGCCGGAAGAGATCACGGTGAAGACGGTCGGCAACAACATAATCATAGAGGCCAAACACGAGGAAAGGCAAGACGAGCACGGCTTTGTCAGCAGACACTTCCTACGCAGATACGTCTTGCCCTCATCTCACGATGTGATCGACATTACCTCGAGCCTTTCTTCCGATGGTGTATTAACTATCACGGCACCCAAAAAG GGCGAAACACCTATCGAAGGCGAACGTCTCATCGAAATTGTAAAAACTGGTGAACCCGCTGGCAAACCGGTCAAAGTAGAAACTACtactgaataa